In the Hordeum vulgare subsp. vulgare chromosome 7H, MorexV3_pseudomolecules_assembly, whole genome shotgun sequence genome, one interval contains:
- the LOC123413657 gene encoding polyadenylate-binding protein 2-like isoform X1 → MEDEEHEVYGQEIPVDAEDVEMGAGGDDAAKVRDAPAAAAAASSASPPLSRTPNPNDGADPLRVQLHELDEMKRRLKEMEEEAAALREMQAKVAKEMQGGDPNATTSEAKEEMDSRSVFVGNVDYACTPEEVQQHFNSCGTVNRVTILTDKFGQPKGFAYVEFVEAEAIQEAVKLSESELHGRQIKVAPKRTNVPGLKQPRGGRGFNPYGGHPYMRPYPPPFYSPYGGYGRAPRFRRPRRPFY, encoded by the exons ATGGAGGACGAGGAGCACGAGGTGTACGGCCAGGAGATCCCCGTCGACGCCGAGGACGTCGAGATGGGCGCCGGGGGCGACGACGCCGCCAAGGTTCGTGacgcgcccgccgccgccgccgcggctaGCTCCGCTTCTCCCCCCCTGTCCCGGACCCCAAACCCTAACGACGGTGCTGACCCTCTTCGTGTCCAGCTGCACGAGCTCGACGAGATGAAGCGCCGTctcaaggagatggaggaggaggccgcCGCCCTCCGCGAGATGCAGGCCAAGGTCGCCAAGGAGATGCAAG GCGGAGATCCTAATGCGACCACATCTGAAGCAAAAGAAGAGATGGATTCTCGTTCTGTTTTTGTTGGAAAT GTTGACTATGCATGCACTCCAGAAGAAGTGCAGCAGCATTTTAATTCTTGCGGAACCGTCAACCGAGTGACTATCCTGACTGACAAGTTTGGGCAGCCTAAAGGTTTTGCTTATGTTGAATTTGTTGAAGCAGAAGCTATTCAGGAAGCTGTCAAGCTGAGTGAGTCAGAGCTTCATGGTCGGCAAATCAAG GTTGCACCGAAGCGAACTAACGTTCCTGGGTTGAAGCAGCCCCGAGGGGGCCGAGGATTCAACCCATATGGCGGCCACCCCTACATGAGGCCATATCCACCACCGTTTTACAGTCCTTATGGTGGTTATGG GAGAGCTCCCAGGTTCCGCCGACCGCGCAGGCCCTTCTATTGA
- the LOC123413657 gene encoding polyadenylate-binding protein 2-like isoform X2, with translation MEDEEHEVYGQEIPVDAEDVEMGAGGDDAAKLHELDEMKRRLKEMEEEAAALREMQAKVAKEMQGGDPNATTSEAKEEMDSRSVFVGNVDYACTPEEVQQHFNSCGTVNRVTILTDKFGQPKGFAYVEFVEAEAIQEAVKLSESELHGRQIKVAPKRTNVPGLKQPRGGRGFNPYGGHPYMRPYPPPFYSPYGGYGRAPRFRRPRRPFY, from the exons ATGGAGGACGAGGAGCACGAGGTGTACGGCCAGGAGATCCCCGTCGACGCCGAGGACGTCGAGATGGGCGCCGGGGGCGACGACGCCGCCAAG CTGCACGAGCTCGACGAGATGAAGCGCCGTctcaaggagatggaggaggaggccgcCGCCCTCCGCGAGATGCAGGCCAAGGTCGCCAAGGAGATGCAAG GCGGAGATCCTAATGCGACCACATCTGAAGCAAAAGAAGAGATGGATTCTCGTTCTGTTTTTGTTGGAAAT GTTGACTATGCATGCACTCCAGAAGAAGTGCAGCAGCATTTTAATTCTTGCGGAACCGTCAACCGAGTGACTATCCTGACTGACAAGTTTGGGCAGCCTAAAGGTTTTGCTTATGTTGAATTTGTTGAAGCAGAAGCTATTCAGGAAGCTGTCAAGCTGAGTGAGTCAGAGCTTCATGGTCGGCAAATCAAG GTTGCACCGAAGCGAACTAACGTTCCTGGGTTGAAGCAGCCCCGAGGGGGCCGAGGATTCAACCCATATGGCGGCCACCCCTACATGAGGCCATATCCACCACCGTTTTACAGTCCTTATGGTGGTTATGG GAGAGCTCCCAGGTTCCGCCGACCGCGCAGGCCCTTCTATTGA